The Juglans microcarpa x Juglans regia isolate MS1-56 chromosome 2S, Jm3101_v1.0, whole genome shotgun sequence genome has a window encoding:
- the LOC121252535 gene encoding tRNA:m(4)X modification enzyme TRM13 isoform X2: MEGCRCQFWLPKKNRFCANVPLGDSLFCGNHNPRSGQWIPCPVDPSHSVLKDNLQGHVKRCPLLKQVQSLTLQPFYKKGINAGRDENREDLGHVSSEVKRAAVHGMGLPDFFKLIEKIESVHGLVCKDICESYKMPEACNMWIKREVDRKLPFQEKHVVQQASILGHLEESGVLKNDAGRKQCDSEGSYDDGKNGVSAVVEFGAGRGYLTQMLADCYGIKKVFLVERKSYKLKADRSLRQKECLILERLRIDIEDLNLNAVESLRGVPYLAIGKHLCGPATDLTLRCCLAEHSSPDNVDSCSGNQNLRGLAVATCCHHLCQWKHYTNKKYLSTLGITKEEFHAITWFTSWAVDADHGSDLPDVTDVQLHLDSIN, encoded by the exons ATGGAGGGGTGCCGCTGCCAGTTCTGGCTGCCGAAGAAGAACAGATTCTGTGCCAACGTCCCTCTCGGCGATTCTTT GTTCTGTGGAAACCACAATCCCAGGTCTGGCCAGTGGATCCCATGCCCAGTAGACCCTTCTCA CTCCGTACTTAAGGATAATCTTCAAGGGCATGTTAAGAGATGCCCATTACTTAAACAAGTTCAATCCTTGACTCTTCAACCCTTCTACAAGAAGGGCATAAATGCTGGCAGAGATGAAAACAGAGAAGATTTGGGCCACGTGTCTTCAGAAGTGAAGAGAGCTGCTGTTCATGGTATGGGTCTgcctgatttttttaaattgattgagaagattgaatcTGTTCATGGGTTGGTATGTAAGGATATTTGTGAATCCTATAAGATGCCGGAAGCTTGCAATATGTGGATTAAGAGAGAAGTCGATAG GAAATTGCCATTTCAGGAGAAACATGTTGTGCAACAGGCATCGATTCTTGGCCACTTGGAAGAATCAGGGGTATTGAAGAATGACGCTGGGAGGAAACAGTGCGACTCTGAGGGGTCATATGACGATGGCAAAAATGGCGTGTCTGCAGTGGTTGAATTTGGAGCTGGGAGAGGGTACTTGACACAAATGCTTGCCGATTGTTACGGGATCAAAAAGGTTTTTCTAGTTGAGCGAAAGTCATACAAGCTGAAG GCTGATCGTTCCTTGCGACAAAAAGAGTGTTTGATATTGGAGCGCTTGAGAATTGACA TTGAGGATTTAAACTTGAATGCGGTTGAGTCTTTGCGGGGAGTTCCTTACCTGGCCATTGGTAAACATCTCTGTGGGCCTGCCACCG ATTTGACTCTAAGATGTTGTCTTGCTGAACATTCTAGTCCAGATAATGTTGATTCCTGCAGCGGTAATCAAAACCTCAGAGGTCTTGCTGTAGCAACATGTTGCCATCATCTTTGCCAGTGGAAACATTACACAA ataaaaaatatttatctacttTGGGGATCACCAAAGAAGAATTCCATGCAATTACGTGGTTTACCAGCTGGGCAGTAGATGCTGATCATGGTTCAGATCTCCCTGACGTTACTGATGTCCAACTGCATCTAGACTctat CAATTGA
- the LOC121252535 gene encoding tRNA:m(4)X modification enzyme TRM13 homolog isoform X1 produces MEGCRCQFWLPKKNRFCANVPLGDSLFCGNHNPRSGQWIPCPVDPSHSVLKDNLQGHVKRCPLLKQVQSLTLQPFYKKGINAGRDENREDLGHVSSEVKRAAVHGMGLPDFFKLIEKIESVHGLVCKDICESYKMPEACNMWIKREVDRKLPFQEKHVVQQASILGHLEESGVLKNDAGRKQCDSEGSYDDGKNGVSAVVEFGAGRGYLTQMLADCYGIKKVFLVERKSYKLKADRSLRQKECLILERLRIDIEDLNLNAVESLRGVPYLAIGKHLCGPATDLTLRCCLAEHSSPDNVDSCSGNQNLRGLAVATCCHHLCQWKHYTNKKYLSTLGITKEEFHAITWFTSWAVDADHGSDLPDVTDVQLHLDSIERGGECSGDAIGVEDFVRNMKAIERAALGFMCKQIIDMGRLMWIKERGLETRLVRYVPSSISPENHLLIARHANHF; encoded by the exons ATGGAGGGGTGCCGCTGCCAGTTCTGGCTGCCGAAGAAGAACAGATTCTGTGCCAACGTCCCTCTCGGCGATTCTTT GTTCTGTGGAAACCACAATCCCAGGTCTGGCCAGTGGATCCCATGCCCAGTAGACCCTTCTCA CTCCGTACTTAAGGATAATCTTCAAGGGCATGTTAAGAGATGCCCATTACTTAAACAAGTTCAATCCTTGACTCTTCAACCCTTCTACAAGAAGGGCATAAATGCTGGCAGAGATGAAAACAGAGAAGATTTGGGCCACGTGTCTTCAGAAGTGAAGAGAGCTGCTGTTCATGGTATGGGTCTgcctgatttttttaaattgattgagaagattgaatcTGTTCATGGGTTGGTATGTAAGGATATTTGTGAATCCTATAAGATGCCGGAAGCTTGCAATATGTGGATTAAGAGAGAAGTCGATAG GAAATTGCCATTTCAGGAGAAACATGTTGTGCAACAGGCATCGATTCTTGGCCACTTGGAAGAATCAGGGGTATTGAAGAATGACGCTGGGAGGAAACAGTGCGACTCTGAGGGGTCATATGACGATGGCAAAAATGGCGTGTCTGCAGTGGTTGAATTTGGAGCTGGGAGAGGGTACTTGACACAAATGCTTGCCGATTGTTACGGGATCAAAAAGGTTTTTCTAGTTGAGCGAAAGTCATACAAGCTGAAG GCTGATCGTTCCTTGCGACAAAAAGAGTGTTTGATATTGGAGCGCTTGAGAATTGACA TTGAGGATTTAAACTTGAATGCGGTTGAGTCTTTGCGGGGAGTTCCTTACCTGGCCATTGGTAAACATCTCTGTGGGCCTGCCACCG ATTTGACTCTAAGATGTTGTCTTGCTGAACATTCTAGTCCAGATAATGTTGATTCCTGCAGCGGTAATCAAAACCTCAGAGGTCTTGCTGTAGCAACATGTTGCCATCATCTTTGCCAGTGGAAACATTACACAA ataaaaaatatttatctacttTGGGGATCACCAAAGAAGAATTCCATGCAATTACGTGGTTTACCAGCTGGGCAGTAGATGCTGATCATGGTTCAGATCTCCCTGACGTTACTGATGTCCAACTGCATCTAGACTctat TGAAAGGGGAGGAGAATGCAGCGGAGATGCAATTGGAGTGGAGGACTTTGTGAGGAATATGAAAGCAATTGAAAGGGCCGCCTTGGGGTTTATGTGCAAGCAGATTATTGACATGGGGAGATTAATGTGGATCAAGGAACGTGGTTTAGAAACACGGCTTGTCAGATATGTCCCGTCTAGCATCTCTCCTGAAAACCATTTACTGATTGCCAGACATGCTAATCATTTTTGA